ACGAATATATCCGCCTACCTTTAGTTGATCATTGGGGAATTTTAGTCAATACATCACATCGTCTTGCCAATAAAAAAACAATTCAACCAAAAGACCTTCAACAAACACCATTACTTATTTCAAATCAATCATTGGTTGATAATCAACTTTCTGAATGGCTTGGAGGAAACCTCGAACATTTTAACGTTATCGGTACGTATAACCTACTCTATAATGCCTCATTATTGGTAAAAGAAGGTGTTGCAAGTGTCCTTTGTATTGATAATATTGTAAATACTGCAAATACAAATCTAACCTTTATTCCCTTTTCACCACCATTAACTGCAAACATCAACATTGTTTGGAAAAAAAATCTAACTCTTTCAAGTGTAGCAAAAGAATTTTTACGTCTACTGAAGTCGGTATAGTTCACTTTATTTGTTCTATTTCCAAATCCAGTCTTTTTAATTTTTGAATTAAAAAGACTGGATTTCAAAATGTATAATCACGATTTTGTAAAATTACTTAGGATACAAATTAAATGTGTAAAATCTATATTTTCATATTTTTAGATATAGAATGATTACGCTTGATTTTTGATAATAAAAAAGAACATCTATAAATACTGTTAAATCAGTATGTATGGATGTTCGTTCGTATGGAGACGATGGGATTTAAAGGTACGAGGTTCATCCACTATAAATCAGTACACTTTTGATACTATTAATTGAAACAGCCTCCATAGCATTTCAAACAATTGAATGTGAATCGTATTCAAACTCGTATTCACTAATTCTCATTAGCGTGGGGCGCTATACATAATTTGTGATTGTTGGGGGAAAAGTAGACAATATATCAATAAGATCATTTTCCGTGATAATTACATAATGATCTACATCAGCACAAAAACCAGCACTCTCTTTTTTTATCCACGCAACATATTCTGATTGTTCTACTTTATATAAAGGATTGCCAATGAAATTTTCCCTATACTTTTGAATGCTTTCAATTTCATTATATGTTTGTATCCGTCTTCCTTCATCAGTAATTCGTAAAGAATCAACAAAACCGAAAGTGATGTTCATATTATTTTTTTCTCCCATTAGCTTTATAACCGTTCCTTCAGAATTTTGTACTACTTCAGAAACTTCATAAGTATCTTTTGGTACATCAGTTTGATTATATTCACGCCACTTTTCTAACATATTCATACACCTTCATTCCCATTTTCATTAAGTATACTAACATTACACAAAATATGAATACTTAACATCATATATGTAAAAACCAGAAATCTTGTTAATTTAAGATTTCTGGTTTTTACTATTTAAATTCTGTACTATTTTTATTGGCAAAACTGTTGATAAAGGTTAATTAAGATCAATAATTTCTACTCGCTCAGCCAAAACCCATCCATTCATTCCATACGAAGAATATAAAACCTGATAGGTCAAATGATCTTTTCTTATTTCTTCTTCTAGTTCTTCCAATGAATCATACCGCATTGGCCATACATTTTTTTTCCCTTGAATCAATAATTCTTTATTTTCAATAAAAAATTTATCTAAAGCTCTTTCTTCCAGATCTAAAATAATACTGTAAGGCATTTCATCATAAAATTTGTAACATAAAAAGTTATGGAATATAATTTGTTTTTCTTTCTCATCATCAGAAATATTAATAGCTATATCCTTATTTTCAAAATTTACAAAATAGCTTTTTATTTCATAGTCATGTACCATATTCATTTTTACCATTCTCCTTTTTGTCTAGGTGGTCTTTTATTCCAATCCCACTGATGCCTATGGGGAAATTCATGTGTTCCGTCGTCAGGGTGATTGTAGTCTATATCTTCAATTGGCAGACTATCAGGTCCATAGTATCTCCTTTGCTTAACTGAAGCATCATCATTTAATAAGTCAGCAGATGAGTTTGGCTCACCTTCTTTATCCAGATTCCTTTTCTCTGAATCAAAGACTTTATGTTTCTTAGCAGGTTTACCTTCTTCACGACTCTTATCTAATTCCAAAGTCTCATCTACTGCATTGATAGTAGGTGCATTATTTATTTTATCCACAATAGATTGTCCAACTTTTACTGCTCCAGTCCCTTTTTTAATAGCATCCGCTATTTTTCTAGCATTTCCTAGATTTCCTAAGATACCGCCAAATCCAGGAGCAAGCGGCATTTCATTTTTCATCACTTTTAATTCTTCAACTTTGTACTGATCTTTATTTAAATAATCTTTACACGTTTCTAATTGTTCATAGAGTTCTGGGTATTTATCTGGAGAAACAATTTTGCCATCTTTCATTATATACCAATGACCTAATTCAGTTTTGATTATTTCATACCCATCCAGCTTACCAATTGCTTGTTTTACTTGTGCATCTTTCACTTGTTGCTTCATTTTCTCACGCTGCTTCCAACGTGTATGGATTGGTTTTGCCCACGTCATGTCTAAACGTTTCAAATCAAAAGTCCCTGTTGCTGGATTCCATGCTTTAGAATTAGCCACTTGTGCCAATCCTGTATTAAACTCTTGTTGACTTGCTTCATATTCTGAAAAGAAACTTGCTGATTGACCATCGTATGCATGAAACTTTTCTAATTTTTCTCGACGTTTATCAATACTTTCACAGGCATTGATATATCTCCGTTCTAAGTCTGGTCGTGGTGTTTTAGCCGTACTCATTTGCTGATCTAAACGCTGCTTCAACTGCTCAAATTGATTTCTTCTAGAATCAAATCTTCATCCGTATCGATTCCACTAACAGTTCCTTGATATTCACTAAGAAACTTTTTATGGGCATTTTCCAACGCTTCACCTGTCATTATAGCAGATTGACATAAAGGTGTATAAGCGACCATGAAATAATTTTTAGCTGAATCATAGGCTTTACTAGAAAGTGGTGCGGATAAGAACAGTCGAATACTTGCTTGTAACGCTGTGATTGCCTGATTTGCTTGATTGGTCAATTGAGAAGCTTGTGAGGCTCGTGCCTGTGCTTCACTTACGTAAAATTTAAGCCCCATTTTCTTTTCCCTCTGTTGTCTTCCAAAAAGCTTGTTGCTCTGCCTTTAGATTTTCTTCTTGATCAAACAACGTCCGTTCATCTTTTTTTAGCAGAAGGAGTTGTTCATCAAATTCTCGTTGGGCTTTTTTAGCAAGATGAAGACCCTCATCTCCTCTTTCTTCGAAAAAGGCTCGTTCTTCTGCTTCGCAGTTTCCTAAGACAAAATCATACGCGGCCTGTTCTTGTTGCTGTAACTGGAAAAATTCTTCTTGTTGCTCTTCTATGTAGTGTTGCTCTTTTCTAATCGCTAATTGATCCTCTTGAAGTTGTTCCAAGCGAATCCTAAACTGATAATTTTTTTGTTCAATTTCTTGTTGTTTCTGGATTTCACTCATGAAAAACCTCCTGGAAGGTTAAATTTTGTTAATTGCGCAATATTCTGATCGATTCGTTCAAACTCTTTCGCAACGGAATGAATGTTATCACCAGCTGAAACAACACTGGTAGATAATGCTGCTAATCCCTGTTGATAGTTATTGAGCGATTGTACAGCTGGAGCATTTCCTGAAACATTGGTGCTAGAAGCCGATACAGAAACACTTATACTATTTAATGCGCTAGCAGACTGACTAAAAGAAGCCGAAATACCACCGGCAATACTTGAATTACTATTAACAGCCATTTTGTTCCTTCTTATTTATCTTATTGTCTAATTTAGTTTATCATATACTAGATAAATTATAAATATGATAAATGGATTAAAAAGGAACTATAAGTGAATACTTATATAAATAAAGAAATTATGACTAATCATGCACATAACATATTAAATGAGTGAAAACACAGTGAAAGAATGTACCTTCGTAAAGATAAAGCGAATCTTCAAAAATCACATTCTCCCATATTTTGGGCAGATGCGAATAGAAAACATTGAAATTAAGCATTGTCAGAATGCTATTAATTTATCGGCTAAGAGTTTTAAACGCTTTAAGATGATTATGAACTATGCTGGCATGATATTTGATTATGCAATCCGTACTGGGCTAATTGCGATGAATCCGACTAAGCTAGTTACAAGACCAAAAGTTAAAGATGAGGTTGAGGAAAAAGAACTGAACTTCTACACTAAAGAGGAATTAACACTATTCTTTAGCTATTTAGAAAAAGAGAAGGAACCGAAAATTTATTCATTATTCCGTGTGCTAGCTTTCACTGGCATTCGTAAAGTGGTGAACAATCTAAACTAATCATTCAAACACCAAAAACAGGCAATTCTACGCGTGTTGTAAGTATGGGTGATAAAATACAAGCATGCTGAAACAATGGCGTACAACGCAAAAAAATCACCACTCATGGCTTTCGACATACACATTGTAGTATTC
This sequence is a window from Enterococcus sp. 7F3_DIV0205. Protein-coding genes within it:
- a CDS encoding TIGR04197 family type VII secretion effector; translated protein: MAVNSNSSIAGGISASFSQSASALNSISVSVSASSTNVSGNAPAVQSLNNYQQGLAALSTSVVSAGDNIHSVAKEFERIDQNIAQLTKFNLPGGFS
- a CDS encoding N-terminal phage integrase SAM-like domain-containing protein, coding for MSENTVKECTFVKIKRIFKNHILPYFGQMRIENIEIKHCQNAINLSAKSFKRFKMIMNYAGMIFDYAIRTGLIAMNPTKLVTRPKVKDEVEEKELNFYTKEELTLFFSYLEKEKEPKIYSLFRVLAFTGIRKVVNNLN